A part of Alkalinema sp. FACHB-956 genomic DNA contains:
- a CDS encoding anti-sigma factor antagonist codes for MDSTVQVIYPFGLLDSIQGNQLRQNINQLVDNGHTCILVDCRDVELMDSSGLSALVMAFQKVRSAGGTLGLRAINDQVRMLLELTAMDGVFQIFPKDITPQEATMGQ; via the coding sequence GTGGACTCAACGGTTCAAGTTATTTACCCATTTGGACTGCTAGATAGCATTCAGGGGAATCAACTTCGCCAGAACATCAATCAACTGGTCGATAATGGGCATACCTGTATCTTGGTGGATTGTCGCGATGTTGAACTGATGGATAGTTCCGGGTTGAGTGCCCTTGTGATGGCCTTTCAGAAAGTGCGTTCTGCGGGTGGAACGCTGGGTTTACGGGCTATCAATGACCAAGTGCGAATGCTGTTAGAACTGACGGCAATGGATGGTGTATTTCAGATTTTTCCGAAGGACATTACGCCTCAGGAAGCCACAATGGGCCAATAG
- a CDS encoding glycosyltransferase family 2 protein, whose protein sequence is MMQASTVDASFPRFKNHLSRLKRNTLLFRYFAIINLIIGLWYLQWRFNNSINFNLLWLSIPLLLAEIYSYINGSMFILGLWRPIERQVKPLDHLTPAFSVKDLPTVDVFITCYSEPVELVQATLEAALQIDYPATKLRVYVLDDGNSPDMKAMVEQRCAEDLAAPELVAAAEQLQAEQTHLQAQLDRLTQLAPEAQAAEAFLDNPPNAVETQEPDRPLQFLQVLHKLLTFQKGQHSSISEQLIAEEKRLKQAIARQNYALSNLPRCLYIARPKPTGRPHHAKAGNINYALFAGGTTGDFILTLDADHIPDRKIVKHVLPYFFTYNPNCGKYESNRIAIVQTPQDFYNLPKGDPFGHRAHLFYGPIQQGKDGFNAAFYTGTNAVLRREALVNTGLKYFSKAYEKDESRLDEFDFIGGVSSISITEDMNTAMRLHAAGWQSIYHNEVLAKGLAPDDLSSTLKQRLRWAQGTIQVLLQENPWTKPGLTFWQQLQYFQTMYSYFSGFATFIFLLCPIVYFFTGGIPVDSYGLDFALHFTPAFILNRITFLTIAWGVPASELWRSEQYAVALFPLFIQAVWSVITHRPIKFQVTPKQRQSGIYLNLVMPQLIIFGLTAGGIVWRGGLWLSGQPIDIAVYGLNIAWSMYNLALLWGIIRAAIWQPKKA, encoded by the coding sequence ATGATGCAAGCCTCCACTGTAGATGCTAGTTTTCCTCGATTCAAAAATCATCTATCGCGCCTGAAACGGAATACCCTGCTGTTTCGCTACTTTGCAATTATCAATTTGATTATTGGCCTATGGTATTTACAATGGCGATTCAATAACTCCATTAATTTCAACTTGCTTTGGCTGTCAATTCCGTTATTGCTGGCGGAAATTTACAGCTACATTAACGGTTCAATGTTCATTTTGGGACTGTGGCGACCGATCGAACGGCAAGTCAAACCGTTAGATCATCTCACACCGGCCTTTTCTGTCAAGGATCTCCCAACGGTTGATGTGTTTATCACTTGCTACAGCGAACCCGTTGAACTGGTTCAAGCGACCCTCGAAGCTGCCTTACAAATTGACTATCCAGCGACGAAGTTACGAGTCTATGTGCTGGATGATGGGAATTCGCCGGATATGAAAGCTATGGTGGAACAACGGTGCGCGGAGGATTTGGCCGCTCCAGAGTTGGTCGCCGCCGCTGAACAGCTGCAAGCGGAACAAACCCACCTCCAAGCTCAACTCGATCGTCTGACCCAACTGGCCCCAGAAGCCCAAGCTGCGGAAGCCTTTCTGGACAATCCTCCCAATGCCGTAGAAACCCAGGAACCCGATCGGCCTTTACAGTTTTTGCAGGTGCTCCACAAATTGTTGACCTTTCAAAAGGGGCAACATTCAAGTATTAGCGAGCAACTCATTGCCGAGGAAAAGCGATTGAAACAGGCGATCGCTCGCCAAAATTACGCCCTATCCAATCTGCCGCGCTGTCTCTACATTGCCCGACCTAAACCGACAGGACGCCCCCACCATGCCAAGGCTGGCAATATTAACTATGCCTTGTTTGCAGGGGGGACGACGGGGGATTTCATCCTCACCCTAGATGCGGATCACATTCCCGATCGCAAGATTGTGAAGCATGTCCTGCCCTATTTCTTCACCTACAACCCCAACTGTGGAAAATATGAGAGCAACCGCATTGCGATCGTGCAAACGCCCCAGGATTTCTACAACTTACCGAAAGGAGATCCGTTTGGGCATCGGGCCCACCTATTTTATGGCCCCATCCAACAGGGCAAAGATGGCTTTAACGCAGCGTTCTACACCGGAACCAACGCGGTTCTACGGCGAGAAGCTTTAGTGAATACTGGCTTGAAATATTTCTCCAAAGCCTATGAAAAAGATGAAAGCCGTTTAGACGAGTTTGATTTTATTGGAGGCGTTTCCAGCATTAGCATTACCGAAGATATGAACACTGCCATGCGGCTCCATGCGGCAGGCTGGCAGTCGATCTATCACAACGAAGTTTTGGCCAAGGGGTTAGCGCCCGATGACCTCAGTTCTACCCTCAAGCAACGGCTGCGTTGGGCCCAGGGTACCATTCAAGTCCTCCTACAGGAAAACCCTTGGACAAAACCCGGCCTGACCTTCTGGCAGCAACTTCAGTATTTCCAGACAATGTACAGTTACTTTTCTGGATTTGCGACATTCATTTTTTTACTGTGTCCGATCGTGTATTTCTTTACAGGAGGAATTCCTGTTGATTCCTATGGCTTAGATTTTGCCTTGCACTTTACTCCCGCATTTATCCTGAACCGGATTACCTTTCTCACGATCGCCTGGGGCGTGCCCGCTAGCGAACTTTGGCGCTCAGAGCAATATGCTGTGGCCCTGTTTCCCCTATTTATCCAAGCCGTGTGGAGTGTCATTACCCATCGCCCCATCAAGTTCCAGGTAACGCCCAAACAACGGCAATCTGGCATTTATCTGAATCTTGTGATGCCACAATTGATTATTTTTGGTTTAACCGCTGGGGGGATTGTGTGGCGAGGGGGACTGTGGCTCTCCGGACAACCGATCGATATTGCGGTGTATGGGTTAAATATCGCTTGGTCAATGTACAACTTAGCTCTGTTATGGGGAATCATTCGCGCTGCTATCTGGCAACCTAAAAAAGCCTGA
- a CDS encoding DUF3131 domain-containing protein yields MTPSHLVAQPAPANLACEQIRNPLTPEEQEQAKIAWQYFVKNYQPSTGFTNSVGGYPSGSLWDMGNYLMALNSARWLKLIDQSEFDAKLNAFLNGIGKLQLFEGSLPNKTYHAANGQMVNYNNEPTDRGIGWSALDIGRMLAAFHVIRTCHPQYNDWIKGVLARWQIDRSVQDGQLYGAMILPDGKTMLVQEGRLGYEEYAVRGYQLWGYQAPKALAFEPFKLVDIYGIKIPVDERDFQTTNANNYIVSESYILDGIEFGFDRDMADYASRVFQVQERRFQQTGQLTAVTEDNIDGPPYFLYNTVYANGQAWATITDTNKPYPQLRSISTKAAFGWRYLYPESAYGQQLLNAVKMLYGPEKDGFYAGLYEETKQPNKALTGNTNGLILEILYYKARGNRPLIPTGANNTTAMPPTTTAATTSPVSSSPPATLAPAVTPAPATNGTSSPPIAATSETVAIAKPIPPVGDPQPSQCSLPKTPLTVPKRRYAEAAWRYFEAQTEPSGLVNDRSDIKAATLWGLGNYIVALHAARSFELISPQQFDQRVRNLLGTVAQLPLFTGELPHRGYNTRTLKPVDYGNNPTSDGIGWSAIDIGRFLTSLSILKTCHPQYAAAVDAIPLDWSYLRIVRNGALYSAKTTQRSNGQAAPRITPETRLGYEEYAARGFQLWGFDASRSEIGDQYQTVAVEGEAIPLGRLRGKTAANADSVTLHNAFLFYGLELGFDPKMKALVDPMVTAQIKRYQRTGQLTTSGTALIERSPYIVHNTLVGKGNAWEALDDAGKPIPDRRLVNTAAAFAYDVLWPQTPALQELRTSVLDLYSPLLGYYEGFYEKTGKAAHAFSSSTNSLILAALLYQATGSTPLLQGPLNRQTPWWKDQPKEDTGRGLPSHDTLNIQFLRNGAQAYWTTQR; encoded by the coding sequence ATGACACCATCCCATCTGGTTGCCCAGCCCGCTCCAGCGAACCTGGCCTGCGAACAAATTCGTAACCCGCTCACACCGGAAGAACAGGAGCAGGCAAAGATCGCATGGCAGTATTTCGTGAAGAACTACCAGCCGAGCACGGGCTTCACGAACTCTGTGGGAGGCTATCCGTCCGGTTCCCTCTGGGATATGGGCAATTATTTGATGGCACTGAACTCCGCGCGCTGGCTGAAATTAATTGATCAATCGGAATTTGATGCCAAGCTCAATGCATTCTTAAATGGCATTGGAAAACTCCAATTATTTGAAGGCAGTTTGCCCAATAAGACCTACCATGCGGCCAACGGCCAAATGGTGAATTACAACAATGAACCCACAGATCGGGGGATTGGTTGGTCGGCGTTGGATATTGGCCGGATGCTAGCGGCTTTCCATGTCATCCGCACTTGTCACCCGCAATATAACGATTGGATTAAAGGCGTTCTGGCCCGGTGGCAAATCGATCGATCGGTGCAAGATGGGCAACTCTATGGCGCAATGATTTTGCCAGATGGTAAAACCATGCTGGTGCAGGAGGGGCGTTTGGGCTACGAAGAATATGCAGTGCGGGGCTATCAACTCTGGGGGTATCAAGCCCCTAAGGCGTTAGCGTTCGAGCCGTTTAAGTTAGTGGATATCTACGGGATTAAAATTCCAGTGGATGAACGGGATTTCCAGACGACTAACGCCAATAACTATATTGTCAGCGAATCCTATATTCTCGATGGCATTGAGTTTGGGTTTGACCGTGACATGGCAGACTACGCATCACGGGTCTTTCAAGTCCAGGAACGCCGCTTCCAGCAAACCGGGCAACTGACCGCCGTCACTGAAGACAATATTGATGGCCCTCCCTACTTTCTCTACAACACGGTCTACGCCAATGGCCAAGCTTGGGCCACCATTACCGACACCAACAAGCCCTATCCCCAACTGCGCAGCATTAGTACGAAAGCGGCCTTTGGGTGGCGCTATCTCTATCCTGAAAGCGCGTATGGGCAACAGCTACTGAATGCTGTGAAAATGCTCTACGGGCCAGAGAAGGATGGATTTTACGCGGGTTTGTATGAAGAAACCAAGCAACCCAACAAAGCCTTAACTGGGAATACCAATGGCTTGATTTTAGAAATTCTCTACTACAAAGCTCGTGGGAATCGCCCCCTGATTCCCACGGGTGCCAACAATACGACCGCAATGCCCCCCACGACCACCGCAGCGACGACTTCTCCCGTTTCTTCTAGCCCTCCTGCGACGTTGGCACCTGCTGTGACCCCGGCACCTGCTACGAACGGGACGTCCAGCCCACCGATCGCGGCAACTTCAGAAACCGTTGCGATCGCGAAGCCGATTCCACCCGTGGGAGATCCCCAACCCTCCCAATGTAGCCTGCCCAAAACCCCACTGACAGTGCCCAAACGCCGCTATGCTGAGGCTGCGTGGCGCTACTTTGAAGCCCAAACGGAACCGAGCGGATTGGTCAACGATCGCAGTGACATAAAAGCGGCAACGCTGTGGGGCTTGGGAAATTACATCGTTGCATTACATGCGGCGCGATCGTTTGAACTCATTTCCCCCCAACAGTTTGATCAACGGGTTCGCAATTTACTGGGTACTGTGGCCCAATTGCCGCTGTTCACGGGAGAATTACCCCACCGAGGTTACAATACCCGCACCCTCAAACCCGTAGACTATGGCAATAATCCTACGTCGGATGGGATTGGGTGGTCGGCGATCGATATTGGTCGTTTTCTAACCAGCTTGTCTATCCTGAAAACCTGTCATCCGCAATATGCCGCCGCCGTGGATGCCATTCCCCTAGACTGGTCTTATTTGCGAATTGTGCGGAATGGTGCCCTCTACAGTGCCAAAACTACCCAGCGCAGCAACGGCCAAGCGGCTCCTCGCATCACCCCGGAAACTCGATTGGGGTACGAAGAATATGCCGCGCGAGGATTTCAACTCTGGGGCTTTGATGCCAGCCGATCGGAAATTGGTGATCAATACCAAACCGTGGCAGTGGAGGGGGAAGCCATTCCCCTGGGAAGACTGCGGGGCAAGACTGCGGCGAACGCCGATTCTGTCACGCTGCATAATGCCTTTCTTTTCTACGGGCTGGAATTAGGCTTTGATCCCAAAATGAAGGCTCTAGTCGATCCCATGGTGACCGCTCAGATTAAGCGCTACCAACGGACAGGGCAGCTCACCACCTCCGGGACGGCGTTGATAGAGCGATCGCCCTATATTGTCCATAACACCCTAGTGGGCAAAGGCAATGCTTGGGAAGCCCTAGATGACGCTGGCAAGCCGATTCCCGATCGACGATTAGTCAATACTGCTGCGGCCTTTGCCTACGATGTGCTCTGGCCCCAAACTCCGGCACTGCAAGAATTGCGGACAAGTGTATTAGACCTGTACAGTCCCCTATTGGGCTATTACGAAGGCTTCTACGAGAAAACAGGTAAAGCAGCCCATGCCTTTAGCAGCAGTACCAACAGCCTAATTCTGGCTGCATTGCTGTACCAAGCGACTGGATCAACTCCGTTACTCCAGGGGCCCTTAAATCGTCAAACCCCCTGGTGGAAAGACCAGCCGAAGGAGGATACGGGACGTGGTCTGCCCAGTCACGATACTCTCAATATCCAGTTCCTGCGCAATGGAGCCCAAGCCTATTGGACGACCCAGCGTTAA